One genomic region from Athalia rosae chromosome 3, iyAthRosa1.1, whole genome shotgun sequence encodes:
- the LOC105692223 gene encoding histone-lysine N-methyltransferase NSD2 isoform X3 yields the protein MSSSNLEELREAPRADIECTALTGMKKAINDSLDSPVSAEPVVNGSANALSVISSPGTSRYGRTIKSKLRSSMPLTFTTLPYKSEIFTPDNSENGGNITKTNVGVTDSVDQNVAVENDSDSIHVSKESDSLHNIVECSWSLGQLAWARIGTFPFWPCVINSEPITMIYHKLINKGRAQYLSIHVRYFGDKGRHNWVAANNLMPFTGIENFRSLAESLSNEPKKKDPRYAAAFIIKPSAKAKWDEAVMEATEVMSMSDEERAQLFMPKIKEPKSVTPKVPQSDSNEKSRKRKLSLDHKKSLSKKIKQENADSEGDTGERLEKPKSRKQKRENNDNNAEVSLNANTPPTPPSSHKDSSDEAPLPRKPKAIKIKDGVKKGFEIYYERNRASIEHEQPEASEEEIRKYLIKNWANMNHASKSTYSVRLKQNSSQAVDSSSEDEENTSLEEEKVFTVSKKLKSNTDKIDTSAAENLNGKKKRPYNLFKGMKQERVCQICEKTGKLTRCRGPCYSYFHLPCVKPGESSPEHSMDGNTTEDEFVDQFKEINATLPEEDDNNQEEDDSDDKIEGGKLVVDVLDKNDEPVEQSEEEAFKCIDCLSGVAPACFICNEREGDRIRCTVLACGKHYHSACLKPWPQSHWQGGRLSCPYHVCHTCSSDNPRDSHRSRAANEKLVRCVRCPSSYHPSISCLPAGSSILTGSQIVCPKHHKTPHPPLNAAWCFLCTRGGSLICCDTCPTSFHPECLGIDAPDGAFICEDCETGRLPLYGEVTWVKLGTYRWWPSIICYPHEIPHNVLSIPHNPGEFCVMFLGTKDYYWVHRGRAFLYQDGDANAKTSTGKRNVDEAYRKALSEAQEMHRRLKAERAAAKDNGTQNLKPPLYVKLKVNKPVGNVKPLEVESITACDCDPDWDNPCAPETDCLNRILSIECSPGICPAGVKCGNQAFVRRQYPAMEPFHTAGRGWGLRALESIKAGRFVVEYVGEVIDEAEYKRRLQRKKESKDENFYFLTIDNFRMIDAEPKGNLSRFMNHSCQPNCETQKWTVNGDTRIGLFALRDIDPSEELTFNYNLACDGETRKPCLCGAPNCSGFIGLKVQKLMQQLNNMPAKKTEKIKKQRRSGKVLSCWRCGHVITDLNDLLKCEMKGCSKAYHKFCVTVKDNVPRFNCPWHYCGICGRWTKSHCSICSIAYCRAHVEDKLTEYGKRGGLICQSHSTIDFDNDSDNDTETEKEESSIGFSSPILPEKATPRESSRVTIIESFSQPNFSLKTIGTNIYDVGTRQ from the exons ATGAGCTCTTCGAACCTCGAGGAGCTTAGAGAGGCTCCACGAGCAGATATTGAATGTACTGCATTGACTGGGATGAAAAAGGCAATTAACGATTCCCTTGACTCTCCGGTATCCGCTGAGCCAGTAGTCAATGGTTCTGCAAATGCATTATCCGTTATTTCATCACCTGGAACAAGCCGATATGGAAGAACCATTAAATCCAAACTTCGTAGTAGTATGCCATTG aCTTTTACCACACTGCCTTATAAGTCAGAAATATTTACTCCAGATAATAGTGAAAATGGAGGCAATATTACCAAGACTAATGTCGGAGTTACAGATTCTGTTGATCAAAATGTTGCTGTAGAAAATGATTCTGATAGTATTCATGTTTCAAAAGAATCAGACAGTCTGCACAACATTGTAGAATGCAGTTGGTCACTAGGACAATTAGCCTGGGCTCGGATAGGCACATTTCCATTTTGGCCATGTGTCATCAATTCAGAACCTATCACTATGATATACCATAAATTAATCA ATAAAGGAAGAGCACAATACTTGAGTATACACGTTCGTTATTTCGGCGACAAAGGACGGCATAATTGGGTTGCCGCTAATAATTTGATGCCTTTCACtggcattgaaaattttcgtagtCTAGCAGAGTCTTTGTCTAatgaaccgaagaaaaaagacccTAGATATGCTGCTGCATTTATCATTAAACCTAGTGCAAAAGCAAAGTGGGATGAAGCGGTCATGGAAGCTACGGAAGTGATGTCAATGTCTGACGAGGAAAGAGCTCAACTATTTATGCCGAAAATTAAAGAACCCAAGTCTGTAACACCAAAAGTACCTCAAAGCGATTCTAACGAAAAATCTCGCAAAAGGAAACTATCTTTGGATCATAAAAAATCTTTgtctaaaaaaattaaacaagaaaat GCTGATTCCGAAGGTGATACTGGGGAGAGGctagaaaaaccaaaatcacgTAAACAGAAGCGtgaaaataatgacaataatgcAGAAGTGAGTTTGAATGCCAATACACCGCCAACACCACCCTCTAGTCATAAAGATTCAAGCGATGAAGCCCCGTTGCCCAGAAAACCTAAagctataaaaataaaagatggtGTAAAAAAAgggtttgaaatttattatgaACGAAATAGAGCTAGTATAGAACACGAGCAACCAGAGGCATCAGAGGAGgaaatcagaaaatatttaattaaaaattgggcTAACATGAATCATGCTTCAAAAAGTACATACTCTGTCCGATTAAAGCAGAACAGTTCCCAGGCAGTCGATAGTTCTtcagaagatgaagaaaacacgtctttagaagaagaaaaagtatttACTGTGAGTAAAAAGCTTAAGTCTAATACCGACAAAATTGACACAAGTGCAGCTGAAAATCTtaatggaaagaagaagaggccCTACAATTTATTCAAAGGTATGAAACAAGAAAGAGTATGTCAAATCTGTGAAAAGACTGGTAAACTAACAAGATGCCGAGGACCCTGTTATTCATACTTCCATTTGCCGTGTGTAAAACCTGGGGAATCAAGTCCAGAGCATAGTATGGATGGAAACACAACAGAAGATGAATTTGTTGATCAGTTTAAAGAGATTAATGCAACTTTGCCAGAAGAAGACGACAATAATCAAGAAGAGGATGACAGTGACGATAAGATTGAAG GAGGCAAACTCGTTGTTGACGTTCtagacaaaaatgatgaaccAGTGGAGCAATCGGAGGAAGAAGCCTTCAAGTGTATAGATTGCCTATCCGGAGTCGCACCAGCATGTTTTATATGCAACGAAAGAGAGGGTGATAGAATCAGGTGCACAGTCCTTGCATGTGGGAAACATTATCATTCAGCATGCCTGAAACCATGGCCGCAG TCGCATTGGCAGGGTGGACGATTGTCTTGTCCGTATCACGTGTGCCACACTTGTAGCTCAGATAATCCACGAGATAGTCATCGCTCAAGGGCCGCAAATGAGAAACTGGTGAGATGTGTACGATGTCCGTCTTCATACCATCCCTCGATTTCCTGCCTACCAGCTGGCTCTAGTATTTTGACAGGCAGTCAAATCGTTTGTCCAAAGCACCATAAGACTCCTCATCCCCCGCTAAATGCTGCCTGGTGTTTTCTCTGTACCCGTGGTGGTAGTCTCATCTGTTGCGACACATGCCCAACTTCTTTCCATCCAGAATGCTTAG GAATAGATGCACCGGATGGTGCCTTTATTTGTGAAGACTGTGAAACAGGTCGTTTACCACTTTATGGCGAGGTGACGTGGGTGAAATTGGGGACTTATAGATGGTGGCCCTCAATTATATGTTATCCTCATGAAATTCCCCATAATGTATTGAGCATCCCTCACAATCCAGGTGAATTCTGTGTTATGTTTCTTGGGACTAAGGATTACTACTGGGTCCATCG GGGACGAGCTTTTCTTTATCAAGATGGTGATGCAAATGCAAAAACTTCAACGGGTAAACGAAATGTTGACGAAGCATATAGAAAAGCATTGTCAGAAGCTCAAGAAATGCATCGACGGTTGAAAGCCGAAAGAGCTGCTGCTAAAGATAATGGTACTCAAAACCTCAAGCCTCCTCTATACGTTAAACTAAAG gtaAATAAACCTGTAGGAAACGTTAAACCTCTCGAAGTAGAGAGTATAACTGCCTGTGACTGTGATCCAGATTGGGATAATCCTTGTGCCCCAGAGACAGATTGCCTAAATCGCATTCTCTCTATAGAATGTAGTCCAGGAATATGCCCAGCAGGAGTAAAATGTGGAAATCAGGCATTTGTGAGGCGCCAGTATCCTGCTATGGAACCTTTTCATACTGCTGGAAGAGGGTGGGGGCTTAGAGCCCTAGAAAGTATAAAGGCAGGCCGATTCGTCGTAGAATATGTAGGAGAAGTTATCGACGAGGCCGAGTACAAACGTAGGTTACAGCGCAAGAAAGAATCaaaagacgaaaatttttactttctcaCGATCGATAATTTCCGAATGATTGATGCTGAGCCTAAGGGAAACCTCAGCCGGTTCATGA ATCATTCTTGTCAACCTAATTGTGAGACTCAAAAATGGACGGTGAATGGTGATACCAGAATAGGTCTGTTTGCATTACGCGACATAGATCCTAGTGAAGAACTaacttttaattataatttggcTTGCGACGGAGAAACTAGAAAACCGTGCCTTTGCGGAGCACCTAATTGTAGCGGATTCATTGGACTTAAGGTGCAAAAATTAATGCAACAGCTAAACAATATGCCTGCCAAGAAGacggaaaaaatcaagaagcaAAGACG ATCTGGTAAAGTACTTTCATGCTGGAGATGTGGACACGTGATAACTGATCTGAATGATTTACTCAAGTGTGAAATGAAGGGTTGTTCCAAAGCATATCATAAGTTTTGTGTAACAGTTAAAGATAATGTTCCAAGATTCAATTGCCCTTGGCATTACTGCGGTATTTGCGGTCGTTGGACCAAATCACATTGTTCAATTTGCAGTATAGCTTACTGTCGAG cACACGTTGAAGACAAATTAACGGAATATGGCAAAAGAGGAGGTTTAATTTGCCAATCACATAGTACAATAGATTTCGACAATGATTCTGATAATGACactgaaactgaaaaagaagaatcttcAATTGGATTCAGTAGCCCAATTTTACCCGAAAAAGCGACACCTAGAGAATCATCTAGAGTTACTATTATCGAG TCCTTTTCACAgcccaatttttctttgaaaacaatTGGCACCAATATTTATGACGTAGGTACACGTCAGTAG
- the LOC105692223 gene encoding histone-lysine N-methyltransferase NSD2 isoform X4: MSSSNLEELREAPRADIECTALTGMKKAINDSLDSPVSAEPVVNGSANALSVISSPGTSRYGRTIKSKLRSSMPLTFTTLPYKSEIFTPDNSENGGNITKTNVGVTDSVDQNVAVENDSDSIHVSKESDSLHNIVECSWSLGQLAWARIGTFPFWPCVINSEPITMIYHKLINKGRAQYLSIHVRYFGDKGRHNWVAANNLMPFTGIENFRSLAESLSNEPKKKDPRYAAAFIIKPSAKAKWDEAVMEATEVMSMSDEERAQLFMPKIKEPKSVTPKVPQSDSNEKSRKRKLSLDHKKSLSKKIKQENADSEGDTGERLEKPKSRKQKRENNDNNAEVSLNANTPPTPPSSHKDSSDEAPLPRKPKAIKIKDGVKKGFEIYYERNRASIEHEQPEASEEEIRKYLIKNWANMNHASKSTYSVRLKQNSSQAVDSSSEDEENTSLEEEKVFTVSKKLKSNTDKIDTSAAENLNGKKKRPYNLFKGMKQERVCQICEKTGKLTRCRGPCYSYFHLPCVKPGESSPEHSMDGNTTEDEFVDQFKEINATLPEEDDNNQEEDDSDDKIEGGKLVVDVLDKNDEPVEQSEEEAFKCIDCLSGVAPACFICNEREGDRIRCTVLACGKHYHSACLKPWPQSHWQGGRLSCPYHVCHTCSSDNPRDSHRSRAANEKLVRCVRCPSSYHPSISCLPAGSSILTGSQIVCPKHHKTPHPPLNAAWCFLCTRGGSLICCDTCPTSFHPECLGIDAPDGAFICEDCETGRLPLYGEVTWVKLGTYRWWPSIICYPHEIPHNVLSIPHNPGEFCVMFLGTKDYYWVHRGRAFLYQDGDANAKTSTGKRNVDEAYRKALSEAQEMHRRLKAERAAAKDNGTQNLKPPLYVKLKVNKPVGNVKPLEVESITACDCDPDWDNPCAPETDCLNRILSIECSPGICPAGVKCGNQAFVRRQYPAMEPFHTAGRGWGLRALESIKAGRFVVEYVGEVIDEAEYKRRLQRKKESKDENFYFLTIDNFRMIDAEPKGNLSRFMNHSCQPNCETQKWTVNGDTRIGLFALRDIDPSEELTFNYNLACDGETRKPCLCGAPNCSGFIGLKVQKLMQQLNNMPAKKTEKIKKQRRSGKVLSCWRCGHVITDLNDLLKCEMKGCSKAYHKFCVTVKDNVPRFNCPWHYCGICGRWTKSHCSICSIAYCRAHVEDKLTEYGKRGGLICQSHSTIDFDNDSDNDTETEKEESSIGFSSPILPEKATPRESSRVTIIEPNFSLKTIGTNIYDVGTRQ; the protein is encoded by the exons ATGAGCTCTTCGAACCTCGAGGAGCTTAGAGAGGCTCCACGAGCAGATATTGAATGTACTGCATTGACTGGGATGAAAAAGGCAATTAACGATTCCCTTGACTCTCCGGTATCCGCTGAGCCAGTAGTCAATGGTTCTGCAAATGCATTATCCGTTATTTCATCACCTGGAACAAGCCGATATGGAAGAACCATTAAATCCAAACTTCGTAGTAGTATGCCATTG aCTTTTACCACACTGCCTTATAAGTCAGAAATATTTACTCCAGATAATAGTGAAAATGGAGGCAATATTACCAAGACTAATGTCGGAGTTACAGATTCTGTTGATCAAAATGTTGCTGTAGAAAATGATTCTGATAGTATTCATGTTTCAAAAGAATCAGACAGTCTGCACAACATTGTAGAATGCAGTTGGTCACTAGGACAATTAGCCTGGGCTCGGATAGGCACATTTCCATTTTGGCCATGTGTCATCAATTCAGAACCTATCACTATGATATACCATAAATTAATCA ATAAAGGAAGAGCACAATACTTGAGTATACACGTTCGTTATTTCGGCGACAAAGGACGGCATAATTGGGTTGCCGCTAATAATTTGATGCCTTTCACtggcattgaaaattttcgtagtCTAGCAGAGTCTTTGTCTAatgaaccgaagaaaaaagacccTAGATATGCTGCTGCATTTATCATTAAACCTAGTGCAAAAGCAAAGTGGGATGAAGCGGTCATGGAAGCTACGGAAGTGATGTCAATGTCTGACGAGGAAAGAGCTCAACTATTTATGCCGAAAATTAAAGAACCCAAGTCTGTAACACCAAAAGTACCTCAAAGCGATTCTAACGAAAAATCTCGCAAAAGGAAACTATCTTTGGATCATAAAAAATCTTTgtctaaaaaaattaaacaagaaaat GCTGATTCCGAAGGTGATACTGGGGAGAGGctagaaaaaccaaaatcacgTAAACAGAAGCGtgaaaataatgacaataatgcAGAAGTGAGTTTGAATGCCAATACACCGCCAACACCACCCTCTAGTCATAAAGATTCAAGCGATGAAGCCCCGTTGCCCAGAAAACCTAAagctataaaaataaaagatggtGTAAAAAAAgggtttgaaatttattatgaACGAAATAGAGCTAGTATAGAACACGAGCAACCAGAGGCATCAGAGGAGgaaatcagaaaatatttaattaaaaattgggcTAACATGAATCATGCTTCAAAAAGTACATACTCTGTCCGATTAAAGCAGAACAGTTCCCAGGCAGTCGATAGTTCTtcagaagatgaagaaaacacgtctttagaagaagaaaaagtatttACTGTGAGTAAAAAGCTTAAGTCTAATACCGACAAAATTGACACAAGTGCAGCTGAAAATCTtaatggaaagaagaagaggccCTACAATTTATTCAAAGGTATGAAACAAGAAAGAGTATGTCAAATCTGTGAAAAGACTGGTAAACTAACAAGATGCCGAGGACCCTGTTATTCATACTTCCATTTGCCGTGTGTAAAACCTGGGGAATCAAGTCCAGAGCATAGTATGGATGGAAACACAACAGAAGATGAATTTGTTGATCAGTTTAAAGAGATTAATGCAACTTTGCCAGAAGAAGACGACAATAATCAAGAAGAGGATGACAGTGACGATAAGATTGAAG GAGGCAAACTCGTTGTTGACGTTCtagacaaaaatgatgaaccAGTGGAGCAATCGGAGGAAGAAGCCTTCAAGTGTATAGATTGCCTATCCGGAGTCGCACCAGCATGTTTTATATGCAACGAAAGAGAGGGTGATAGAATCAGGTGCACAGTCCTTGCATGTGGGAAACATTATCATTCAGCATGCCTGAAACCATGGCCGCAG TCGCATTGGCAGGGTGGACGATTGTCTTGTCCGTATCACGTGTGCCACACTTGTAGCTCAGATAATCCACGAGATAGTCATCGCTCAAGGGCCGCAAATGAGAAACTGGTGAGATGTGTACGATGTCCGTCTTCATACCATCCCTCGATTTCCTGCCTACCAGCTGGCTCTAGTATTTTGACAGGCAGTCAAATCGTTTGTCCAAAGCACCATAAGACTCCTCATCCCCCGCTAAATGCTGCCTGGTGTTTTCTCTGTACCCGTGGTGGTAGTCTCATCTGTTGCGACACATGCCCAACTTCTTTCCATCCAGAATGCTTAG GAATAGATGCACCGGATGGTGCCTTTATTTGTGAAGACTGTGAAACAGGTCGTTTACCACTTTATGGCGAGGTGACGTGGGTGAAATTGGGGACTTATAGATGGTGGCCCTCAATTATATGTTATCCTCATGAAATTCCCCATAATGTATTGAGCATCCCTCACAATCCAGGTGAATTCTGTGTTATGTTTCTTGGGACTAAGGATTACTACTGGGTCCATCG GGGACGAGCTTTTCTTTATCAAGATGGTGATGCAAATGCAAAAACTTCAACGGGTAAACGAAATGTTGACGAAGCATATAGAAAAGCATTGTCAGAAGCTCAAGAAATGCATCGACGGTTGAAAGCCGAAAGAGCTGCTGCTAAAGATAATGGTACTCAAAACCTCAAGCCTCCTCTATACGTTAAACTAAAG gtaAATAAACCTGTAGGAAACGTTAAACCTCTCGAAGTAGAGAGTATAACTGCCTGTGACTGTGATCCAGATTGGGATAATCCTTGTGCCCCAGAGACAGATTGCCTAAATCGCATTCTCTCTATAGAATGTAGTCCAGGAATATGCCCAGCAGGAGTAAAATGTGGAAATCAGGCATTTGTGAGGCGCCAGTATCCTGCTATGGAACCTTTTCATACTGCTGGAAGAGGGTGGGGGCTTAGAGCCCTAGAAAGTATAAAGGCAGGCCGATTCGTCGTAGAATATGTAGGAGAAGTTATCGACGAGGCCGAGTACAAACGTAGGTTACAGCGCAAGAAAGAATCaaaagacgaaaatttttactttctcaCGATCGATAATTTCCGAATGATTGATGCTGAGCCTAAGGGAAACCTCAGCCGGTTCATGA ATCATTCTTGTCAACCTAATTGTGAGACTCAAAAATGGACGGTGAATGGTGATACCAGAATAGGTCTGTTTGCATTACGCGACATAGATCCTAGTGAAGAACTaacttttaattataatttggcTTGCGACGGAGAAACTAGAAAACCGTGCCTTTGCGGAGCACCTAATTGTAGCGGATTCATTGGACTTAAGGTGCAAAAATTAATGCAACAGCTAAACAATATGCCTGCCAAGAAGacggaaaaaatcaagaagcaAAGACG ATCTGGTAAAGTACTTTCATGCTGGAGATGTGGACACGTGATAACTGATCTGAATGATTTACTCAAGTGTGAAATGAAGGGTTGTTCCAAAGCATATCATAAGTTTTGTGTAACAGTTAAAGATAATGTTCCAAGATTCAATTGCCCTTGGCATTACTGCGGTATTTGCGGTCGTTGGACCAAATCACATTGTTCAATTTGCAGTATAGCTTACTGTCGAG cACACGTTGAAGACAAATTAACGGAATATGGCAAAAGAGGAGGTTTAATTTGCCAATCACATAGTACAATAGATTTCGACAATGATTCTGATAATGACactgaaactgaaaaagaagaatcttcAATTGGATTCAGTAGCCCAATTTTACCCGAAAAAGCGACACCTAGAGAATCATCTAGAGTTACTATTATCGAG cccaatttttctttgaaaacaatTGGCACCAATATTTATGACGTAGGTACACGTCAGTAG